One part of the Methylobacterium mesophilicum SR1.6/6 genome encodes these proteins:
- a CDS encoding cytochrome c, producing the protein MFSPCPLRASIIAALALAPALAATSARAAPDTYALPEPTAQFRPAPDAAHAAGFQAAQENCMTCHSADYVAMQPPKKGQAFWDAEVAKMIKVYRAPIAEEQAKAIAAYLGTAY; encoded by the coding sequence ATGTTCAGCCCCTGCCCGCTTCGCGCGTCGATCATCGCCGCCCTCGCGCTGGCCCCCGCGCTGGCCGCGACCTCCGCGCGCGCCGCGCCCGACACCTACGCGCTGCCGGAGCCGACGGCGCAGTTCCGGCCGGCCCCGGATGCCGCGCACGCGGCCGGCTTCCAGGCCGCGCAGGAGAACTGCATGACCTGCCACTCGGCCGACTACGTCGCCATGCAGCCGCCGAAGAAGGGGCAGGCCTTCTGGGACGCCGAGGTCGCCAAGATGATCAAGGTCTACCGGGCGCCGATCGCCGAGGAGCAGGCCAAGGCCATCGCCGCCTATCTCGGCACGGCCTACTGA
- a CDS encoding molybdopterin-dependent oxidoreductase has product MTDRGRRDFMRLSALGALAAVGGVPRARAGDTATLPFGNGERPLVAYPGKRPLLQMTARPPQLETPFAVFDEGAITPNDAFFVRYHLADIPTEIDAQAFRVAVTGQVERPLSLSLADLKAMPQTEIVAVNQCSGNSRGFFEPRIAGGQLANGAMGCARWTGVPLKAVLDKAGVKAGAVQVSFEGLDGPVLPETPDFAKALTLDHARDGAVMLAWGMNGQDLPWLNGFPLRLIVPGFYGTYWVKHLNSISILDKPFEGFWMKSAYRIPDNACACTEPGKAPDKTVPIGRFNVRSFVTNLTDGAQVTAGRVPLRGIAFDGGSGIKAVAVSTDDGRSWGEARLGQDLGRYAFRTWTAEVELTPGTHALRVRATGNDGGTQPMEPRWNPAGYMRNVVETTRVRAA; this is encoded by the coding sequence ATGACCGATCGTGGAAGACGGGACTTCATGCGGCTGAGCGCGCTCGGCGCGCTGGCCGCCGTCGGCGGCGTGCCGCGCGCACGGGCGGGCGACACCGCCACGCTGCCCTTCGGCAACGGCGAGCGGCCGCTCGTCGCCTATCCGGGCAAGCGGCCGCTCCTGCAGATGACCGCGCGCCCGCCGCAGCTGGAGACGCCGTTCGCGGTCTTCGACGAGGGCGCGATCACGCCCAACGACGCGTTCTTCGTGCGCTACCACCTCGCCGACATCCCGACCGAGATCGACGCGCAGGCCTTCCGCGTCGCGGTGACCGGGCAGGTCGAGCGCCCGCTCTCCCTGTCGCTCGCCGACCTCAAGGCCATGCCGCAGACCGAGATCGTGGCGGTCAACCAGTGCTCGGGCAATTCCCGCGGCTTCTTCGAGCCGCGCATCGCCGGCGGCCAGCTCGCCAACGGCGCCATGGGCTGCGCCCGCTGGACCGGCGTGCCGCTCAAGGCCGTGCTCGACAAGGCCGGCGTCAAGGCCGGCGCCGTGCAGGTGTCCTTCGAGGGCCTCGACGGACCGGTCCTGCCCGAGACGCCGGACTTCGCCAAGGCGCTGACCCTCGACCACGCCCGGGACGGCGCGGTGATGCTGGCCTGGGGCATGAACGGGCAGGACCTGCCCTGGCTCAACGGCTTCCCGCTGCGCCTGATCGTGCCCGGCTTCTACGGCACCTACTGGGTCAAGCACCTCAACAGCATCAGCATCCTCGACAAGCCGTTCGAGGGCTTCTGGATGAAGAGCGCCTACCGCATCCCCGACAATGCCTGTGCCTGCACGGAACCCGGCAAGGCGCCCGACAAGACCGTGCCGATCGGCCGCTTCAACGTCCGCTCGTTCGTGACCAACCTGACCGACGGCGCGCAGGTGACGGCCGGGCGCGTGCCCCTGCGCGGCATCGCCTTCGACGGCGGCTCGGGCATCAAGGCTGTGGCGGTCTCGACCGACGACGGCCGGAGCTGGGGCGAGGCCCGGCTCGGCCAGGATCTCGGCCGCTACGCCTTCCGCACTTGGACCGCGGAGGTCGAGCTGACGCCGGGCACGCACGCCCTGCGGGTGCGGGCCACGGGCAACGACGGCGGCACCCAGCCGATGGAGCCGCGCTGGAACCCCGCCGGGTACATGCGCAACGTGGTCGAGACCACCCGCGTTCGGGCGGCCTGA
- a CDS encoding GntR family transcriptional regulator, with protein sequence MLDTSFDALPTDGALRRHAMERSGEGQAGSGRADSGGARTVGFRPLYRQVYDTLLRRLADAVWQPGQILPSEGQLALELGVSQGTVRKALDALTADSLLVRRQGRGTFVADHDDKQSVFRFLKLRPDGDGTGMPTSRVTGIAEAAASADERGRLDLVRSARVVRIERVRAVDAKLCVVETISVPAGLFPGIAQLELPNTLYSLYATRYGITIATAKERLKAVALGPREAELLQVPAGTPALEIDRVAIDLEERPVEWRLSTCLTQDIHYLSVLR encoded by the coding sequence GTGCTGGACACATCCTTCGACGCTCTACCCACGGATGGGGCTCTGCGTCGTCACGCGATGGAACGGTCAGGCGAAGGGCAGGCAGGTTCGGGACGCGCGGATTCGGGAGGCGCCCGCACGGTCGGCTTCCGGCCGCTCTACCGGCAGGTCTACGACACGCTGCTGAGGCGCCTGGCCGACGCGGTCTGGCAGCCCGGCCAGATCCTGCCGAGCGAGGGGCAGCTCGCCCTCGAGCTGGGGGTCAGCCAGGGAACGGTGCGCAAGGCCCTCGACGCGCTCACCGCCGACAGCCTGCTGGTGCGCCGCCAGGGCCGCGGGACCTTCGTGGCCGACCACGACGACAAGCAGAGCGTCTTCCGCTTCCTGAAGCTGCGGCCGGACGGCGACGGCACCGGCATGCCCACGAGCCGGGTCACGGGGATCGCGGAAGCCGCCGCCAGCGCCGACGAGCGCGGGCGCCTCGACCTCGTGCGGTCCGCCCGGGTGGTCCGGATCGAGCGCGTGCGCGCCGTCGACGCCAAGCTGTGCGTGGTCGAGACGATCAGCGTGCCCGCCGGCCTGTTCCCGGGCATCGCCCAGCTCGAGCTGCCCAACACCCTCTACAGCCTCTACGCCACCCGCTACGGCATCACGATCGCCACCGCCAAGGAGCGCCTGAAGGCGGTGGCGCTCGGGCCCCGCGAGGCGGAACTGCTTCAGGTGCCCGCCGGGACTCCGGCCCTCGAGATCGACCGCGTCGCCATCGACCTCGAGGAGCGGCCGGTCGAGTGGCGCCTCTCGACCTGCCTGACGCAGGACATCCACTACCTCTCGGTCCTGCGCTGA
- a CDS encoding Ldh family oxidoreductase, whose product MPNLTLSEAEALAEAALIRCGTAEAAARSVARALVGAEADGLKGHGLSRVAPYGAQVRAGKVVGDAAPRAERPRPGLLAVDAAHGFAYPALDLALEALPGLARQQGVAAAGIRRSHHCGAAGRPVEALAEQGCVALLFANTPAAMAPWGGRQAVFGTNPLAFACPLPGRAPIVVDLALSKVARANIVGAAKRGEPIPEGWALDAEGRPTTDAKAALDGTMVPLGDAKGTALALMVELLAAGLVGARFAGEASSFLDAAGDPPGTGQLILALDASALSPDAPERCAALADAIETQDGARLPGSRRLALRRRAAEAGLDVAEALVAEIRAL is encoded by the coding sequence ATGCCGAACCTCACTCTGTCGGAGGCGGAGGCCCTCGCCGAGGCGGCCCTGATCCGCTGCGGCACGGCCGAGGCCGCAGCGCGGAGCGTCGCCCGGGCGCTGGTCGGCGCCGAGGCGGACGGCTTGAAGGGCCACGGCCTGTCGCGGGTGGCGCCCTACGGCGCGCAGGTGCGCGCCGGCAAGGTCGTGGGCGACGCGGCCCCGCGGGCGGAGCGTCCGCGGCCGGGCCTGCTCGCGGTCGACGCCGCCCACGGCTTCGCCTATCCGGCCCTCGACCTCGCCCTGGAGGCGCTGCCCGGCCTCGCCCGTCAGCAGGGCGTGGCGGCGGCCGGCATCCGCCGCTCGCACCATTGCGGCGCGGCCGGACGCCCTGTGGAGGCCCTGGCCGAGCAGGGCTGCGTCGCCCTGCTCTTCGCCAACACGCCCGCCGCGATGGCCCCCTGGGGCGGGCGTCAGGCGGTGTTCGGCACCAACCCGCTGGCCTTCGCCTGCCCGCTGCCGGGCCGCGCGCCGATCGTGGTCGACCTCGCCCTGTCGAAGGTGGCCCGCGCCAACATCGTCGGGGCGGCCAAGCGCGGCGAGCCGATCCCCGAGGGTTGGGCCCTCGACGCGGAGGGACGCCCGACGACCGACGCCAAGGCGGCCCTCGACGGCACGATGGTGCCGCTGGGCGACGCCAAGGGCACGGCGCTCGCCCTGATGGTCGAGCTGCTCGCCGCCGGCCTCGTCGGCGCGCGCTTCGCCGGCGAGGCCTCCTCGTTCCTCGACGCCGCGGGCGACCCGCCGGGGACCGGGCAGTTGATCCTCGCCCTCGACGCCTCGGCGCTCAGCCCGGACGCGCCGGAGCGCTGCGCGGCGCTGGCCGACGCGATCGAGACGCAGGACGGCGCCCGGCTCCCCGGGAGCCGCCGGCTGGCGCTGCGCCGCCGGGCCGCCGAGGCGGGGCTCGACGTGGCCGAAGCCCTCGTCGCCGAGATCCGGGCTCTGTGA
- a CDS encoding hydroxyacid dehydrogenase, producing MPKVIISEFMDEAAIAAELAGFDVLYDPGLVDRPADLAAAVAGADALIVRNRTQVRGALLDAARDLKVVGRLGVGLDNIDVPACRDRGIAVYPATGANDVAVAEYVVATAMLLLRGAYGATARVAAGTWPRNALMGREISGKRLGLVGFGAIARETAQRAAALGMAIAAHDPFVAQGDPAWNPAYGPVQSQALDALIAQSDVLSLHVPLTDQTRGLIDAAALARMPEGAILINAARGGVVDEGAVAEALRSGHLGGAALDVFDREPLDAAAGAVFADVPNLILTPHIAGVTQESNVRVSAVTAQAVRRHLTER from the coding sequence ATGCCCAAGGTCATCATCAGCGAGTTCATGGACGAGGCGGCGATCGCGGCCGAGCTCGCCGGATTCGACGTCCTGTACGATCCCGGCCTCGTCGACCGGCCCGCGGATCTCGCCGCCGCCGTGGCGGGGGCCGACGCCCTGATCGTGCGCAACCGGACGCAGGTGCGCGGCGCCCTGCTCGATGCCGCCCGCGACCTCAAGGTCGTCGGCCGCCTCGGCGTCGGCCTCGACAACATCGACGTCCCGGCCTGCCGGGATCGGGGCATCGCGGTCTACCCGGCGACCGGCGCCAACGACGTCGCGGTGGCCGAGTACGTGGTCGCCACCGCGATGCTGCTCCTGCGGGGCGCCTACGGGGCCACGGCCCGCGTCGCGGCCGGAACGTGGCCGCGCAACGCCCTGATGGGCCGCGAGATCTCCGGCAAGCGCCTCGGCCTCGTCGGCTTCGGCGCCATCGCCCGCGAGACCGCCCAGCGGGCGGCGGCCCTCGGCATGGCGATCGCCGCCCACGACCCCTTCGTGGCCCAGGGCGACCCGGCCTGGAACCCGGCCTACGGCCCCGTGCAGAGCCAGGCACTCGACGCCCTGATCGCCCAGAGCGACGTGCTCTCGCTGCACGTGCCGCTCACCGATCAGACCCGCGGCCTGATCGACGCGGCGGCGCTGGCCCGGATGCCCGAGGGCGCGATCCTGATCAACGCGGCCCGGGGCGGCGTGGTCGACGAGGGCGCCGTGGCCGAAGCCCTGCGGTCCGGGCATCTCGGCGGCGCGGCGCTGGACGTGTTCGACCGGGAACCCCTCGACGCGGCGGCCGGCGCCGTCTTCGCGGACGTGCCGAACCTGATCCTGACCCCGCACATCGCCGGGGTGACTCAGGAATCGAACGTGCGCGTCTCCGCCGTCACGGCGCAGGCCGTCCGCCGCCATCTCACGGAGCGCTGA
- a CDS encoding C4-dicarboxylate transporter DctA has product MRLLRSIYGQVLLGIALGIGVGVVAPDFAVGCKILGDMFINLIKMIVAPVIFCTVVVGIAHVGDMKSVGRMGLKTILYFEVATTVALAAGLLFVNLLRPGDGVNATVDSLDAKLVAGIAGKAHAQSPMEIVANIIPHSAVDAFAKGDLIQVMFFSVLVGMGLAMLGRRGEFPLKVVHAFGDVLMKVVGLIMHFAPVGAFGAMAFTIGKFGLGILAQYGMLIVSLYLTFIVFIAVFLGGVMRFYVGLSLWKLFRYSREELFILLGTTSSESVLPRIMAKLNGLGVDKSVTGLVMPAGLSFNMDGSCIYLTMAIGFIAQALNIPLTWEQELGILAIALVTSKGVAGVAGAILFVLAATLQASQLLPVAGIALIIGVDRILNELRCVTNAVGNMVATLVIARWEGKIDLAHARAVLDGRITPNLDLLDDEDAVADAIPAREPAAAFRRPLPAAVPAT; this is encoded by the coding sequence ATGAGGCTGCTTCGGTCGATCTACGGCCAGGTTCTGCTCGGCATCGCGCTGGGCATCGGCGTCGGCGTGGTCGCGCCCGACTTCGCGGTGGGCTGCAAGATCCTCGGCGACATGTTCATCAACCTGATCAAGATGATCGTCGCGCCCGTGATCTTCTGCACGGTCGTGGTCGGCATCGCGCATGTCGGCGACATGAAGAGCGTCGGCCGGATGGGCCTGAAGACCATCCTCTACTTCGAGGTCGCTACCACGGTGGCGCTCGCCGCGGGCCTCCTGTTCGTCAACCTGCTGCGGCCGGGCGACGGCGTGAACGCCACCGTCGACAGCCTCGACGCCAAGCTCGTGGCCGGCATCGCCGGCAAGGCCCACGCGCAGTCGCCGATGGAGATCGTCGCCAACATCATTCCGCACAGCGCGGTCGACGCCTTCGCCAAGGGCGACCTGATCCAGGTGATGTTCTTCTCGGTGCTCGTCGGCATGGGGCTGGCGATGCTGGGCCGGCGCGGCGAGTTCCCGCTCAAGGTGGTCCACGCCTTCGGCGACGTGCTGATGAAGGTCGTCGGCCTGATCATGCACTTCGCCCCCGTCGGCGCCTTCGGCGCGATGGCCTTCACCATCGGCAAGTTCGGGCTCGGCATCCTCGCCCAGTACGGGATGCTGATCGTCTCGCTCTACCTGACCTTCATCGTGTTCATCGCGGTCTTCCTCGGCGGCGTGATGCGGTTCTACGTCGGCCTGAGCCTGTGGAAGCTGTTCCGCTATAGCCGCGAGGAGCTGTTCATCCTGCTCGGCACCACGAGCTCGGAGTCGGTGCTGCCCCGCATCATGGCCAAGCTCAACGGGCTCGGGGTCGACAAGAGCGTCACCGGCCTCGTGATGCCGGCCGGCCTGTCCTTCAACATGGACGGCTCCTGCATCTACCTGACCATGGCGATCGGCTTCATCGCGCAGGCCCTCAACATCCCGCTGACCTGGGAGCAGGAACTCGGCATCCTGGCCATCGCGCTGGTGACCTCGAAGGGCGTGGCGGGCGTGGCCGGCGCCATCCTGTTCGTGCTCGCCGCGACGCTCCAGGCCTCGCAGCTCCTGCCGGTGGCGGGCATCGCCCTGATCATCGGGGTGGACCGCATCCTGAACGAGCTGCGCTGCGTGACCAACGCGGTCGGCAACATGGTGGCGACCCTCGTGATCGCCCGCTGGGAGGGCAAGATCGACCTCGCCCACGCCCGGGCGGTGCTCGACGGCCGCATCACCCCGAATCTCGATCTCCTCGACGACGAGGACGCGGTGGCGGACGCGATCCCAGCCCGCGAGCCGGCGGCGGCCTTCCGCCGCCCCCTCCCGGCCGCCGTGCCGGCGACCTGA
- a CDS encoding UxaA family hydrolase, whose product MFKEAAQLEHEIATPFVGGAPDQFATQALATKRASENYTSATFMGWRRENGRVGVRNHVVLLPLDDLSNAACEAVANNVKGTMALPHAYGRLQFGEDLDLHFRTLIGIGSNPNVAAVVVIGIEDQWTNRVVEGIAKTGKPVVGFGIEGHGDIAIVAKASYQAKRFVQWATELQREECPIADLWVSTKCGESDTTTGLASCPTVGNMYDKLIPHGIYGVFGETSEITGAEHLCRERAISPEISDKWYTMWKAYQDDVIEAHKTDDLSDSQPTKGNIAGGLTTIEEKALGNLEKIGHECRFIDALQPAEAPAKGPGLYFMDTSSAAAECVTLMAAAGYVVHTFPTGQGNVIGNPIVPVIKITGNPRTVRTMGEHIDVDVSGVLTREMTIPQAGDALIDMVVRTANGRLTAAESLGHREFVMTKLYRSA is encoded by the coding sequence ATGTTCAAGGAAGCCGCTCAGCTCGAACACGAGATCGCCACCCCCTTCGTCGGCGGTGCGCCCGATCAGTTCGCCACCCAGGCGCTCGCGACCAAGCGCGCCTCGGAGAACTACACCTCCGCCACCTTCATGGGCTGGCGCCGGGAGAACGGCCGGGTCGGCGTACGCAACCACGTCGTGCTCCTGCCGCTGGACGATCTGTCCAACGCCGCCTGCGAGGCGGTCGCCAACAATGTGAAGGGCACGATGGCGCTGCCCCACGCCTACGGCCGGCTCCAGTTCGGCGAGGATCTGGACCTTCATTTCCGCACCCTGATCGGCATCGGCTCGAACCCGAACGTCGCCGCCGTCGTGGTGATCGGCATCGAGGACCAGTGGACCAACCGCGTGGTCGAGGGCATCGCCAAGACCGGCAAGCCGGTGGTCGGCTTCGGCATCGAGGGCCACGGCGACATCGCGATCGTCGCCAAGGCGAGCTACCAGGCCAAGCGCTTCGTGCAATGGGCCACAGAGCTCCAGCGCGAGGAATGCCCGATCGCCGACCTCTGGGTCTCGACCAAGTGCGGCGAGTCCGACACCACCACCGGCCTCGCCTCCTGCCCGACCGTCGGCAACATGTACGACAAGCTGATCCCGCACGGGATCTACGGGGTGTTCGGCGAGACCTCGGAGATCACCGGCGCGGAGCACCTCTGTCGGGAGCGGGCGATCAGCCCCGAAATCTCCGACAAGTGGTACACGATGTGGAAGGCCTACCAGGACGACGTGATCGAGGCCCACAAGACCGACGATCTCTCGGACTCGCAGCCCACCAAGGGCAACATCGCGGGCGGACTCACCACGATCGAGGAGAAGGCGCTCGGCAACCTCGAGAAGATCGGCCACGAGTGCCGGTTCATCGACGCGCTGCAGCCCGCGGAGGCGCCCGCCAAGGGACCGGGCCTCTACTTCATGGACACGTCCTCGGCGGCGGCCGAGTGCGTCACCCTGATGGCGGCGGCCGGCTACGTGGTCCACACCTTCCCGACCGGTCAGGGCAACGTGATCGGCAACCCGATCGTCCCGGTGATCAAGATCACCGGCAATCCCCGGACCGTGCGGACCATGGGCGAGCATATCGACGTCGACGTGTCGGGCGTGCTCACCCGGGAGATGACCATCCCGCAGGCCGGCGACGCGCTGATCGACATGGTGGTGCGCACCGCCAACGGCCGGCTCACGGCGGCCGAGTCCCTCGGCCACCGGGAATTCGTGATGACGAAGCTCTACCGCAGCGCCTGA
- a CDS encoding UxaA family hydrolase, whose translation MSSHAASGEGHRKPHLLAHSPQDNVAVAVIEGLSANTDAFGVVTENDSTFAVHVRHDIPIGHKVALTDLKAGDTAIKYGQDIGKVIKDVAKGEHVHVHNVKTKRW comes from the coding sequence ATGAGCAGCCACGCCGCGTCCGGCGAGGGGCACCGCAAGCCGCATCTTCTCGCCCATTCCCCCCAGGACAACGTCGCCGTCGCGGTGATCGAGGGCCTGAGCGCGAACACCGACGCCTTCGGGGTGGTCACCGAGAACGACTCCACCTTCGCGGTCCATGTCCGCCACGACATCCCGATCGGCCACAAGGTCGCGCTCACCGACCTGAAGGCCGGCGATACGGCCATCAAGTACGGCCAGGACATCGGCAAGGTCATCAAGGACGTCGCCAAGGGCGAGCACGTCCATGTCCACAACGTCAAGACGAAGCGCTGGTGA
- a CDS encoding sulfite exporter TauE/SafE family protein encodes MNETLLLILCVGCAGVISGLTGFAFALIASGTLLSIRTPVEATALVLVCSILSQVISILRLRTWPPRGTAFAMILPGLVGAPIGIHLLHDLDPRFIKVAIGAFLVLYSGGIALLRADYRVGFGNRWSDGAIGFLGGVLGGIAGLSGALPTAWSLVRGWDRRTQRAVYQSFTLVMQVWAFSILVYLDPIPPELVGDLALALPVVLVSVLAGLSLFARIDQRRFRTLVLALLAAIGLTTTALALPGLLQG; translated from the coding sequence GTGAACGAGACGCTCCTCCTCATCCTGTGCGTCGGCTGCGCCGGCGTGATCTCGGGCCTCACGGGCTTCGCCTTCGCGCTGATCGCCTCGGGCACGCTGCTGTCGATCCGCACGCCCGTCGAGGCGACCGCCCTGGTGCTCGTCTGCAGCATCCTCTCGCAGGTGATCTCGATCCTGCGGCTGCGCACCTGGCCGCCGCGGGGCACCGCCTTCGCGATGATCCTGCCCGGCCTCGTCGGGGCGCCGATCGGCATCCACCTGCTGCACGACCTCGATCCACGCTTCATCAAGGTCGCCATCGGCGCCTTCCTGGTCCTCTACAGCGGCGGCATCGCCCTGCTGCGCGCCGATTACCGGGTGGGCTTCGGCAATCGCTGGAGCGACGGCGCGATCGGCTTCCTCGGCGGCGTGCTGGGGGGCATCGCGGGCCTGTCCGGCGCCCTGCCGACGGCCTGGAGCCTCGTGCGCGGCTGGGACCGGCGCACCCAGCGGGCGGTCTACCAGTCCTTCACCCTGGTGATGCAGGTCTGGGCCTTCTCGATCCTCGTCTACCTCGACCCGATCCCCCCCGAACTCGTCGGCGACCTGGCGCTGGCGCTGCCAGTGGTGCTGGTGAGCGTGCTCGCCGGGCTCTCGCTGTTCGCCCGGATCGACCAGCGGCGCTTCCGCACCCTCGTCCTCGCCCTGCTCGCGGCGATCGGGCTGACCACCACCGCGCTGGCGCTGCCCGGCCTGCTGCAGGGTTGA
- a CDS encoding ABC transporter substrate-binding protein, whose product MRRRDVLAGAAALLAGPVPGRAAEVGAVAIARQPSLGHLPLMEEQGLLQKAAAARGVAGLQARYLTLAGGAAMNDALLSGTIQFAAGGVPPLVLLWSKTEGTAMAVKGVAAMNSMPLLMNTSNPKVRTLADFTDRDKIALPAVKVSVQAMFLQMAAEKELGAAHRNDLDRLTVTLSHPDGMAALLGGSEVTAHFTAAPIQELELRRPGIRTVLNSFDVLGEPSTFNVVWASAAFAAASPRVFEAFGAALDEALAGIVADKAEAARAYVRLARDGSDVGLITEILNDPQVSFTATPRAIGKVADFMARTGSIRRRPDSWKDLFFAGVHGKAGS is encoded by the coding sequence ATGCGCAGACGCGACGTTCTGGCGGGCGCCGCGGCGCTCCTGGCGGGTCCCGTCCCGGGGCGGGCCGCGGAGGTCGGCGCCGTGGCGATCGCCCGCCAGCCGAGCCTCGGCCACCTGCCGCTGATGGAGGAACAGGGCCTGCTCCAGAAGGCCGCGGCCGCCCGCGGCGTGGCGGGGCTCCAGGCCCGCTACCTCACCCTCGCGGGCGGCGCGGCGATGAACGACGCCCTGCTCTCCGGGACGATCCAGTTCGCGGCGGGCGGCGTGCCGCCCCTCGTGCTGCTCTGGTCGAAAACCGAGGGCACCGCCATGGCGGTGAAGGGCGTGGCGGCGATGAACAGCATGCCGCTCCTGATGAACACCAGCAATCCGAAGGTGCGCACGCTCGCCGACTTCACCGACCGGGACAAGATCGCGCTCCCCGCCGTCAAGGTCTCGGTCCAGGCGATGTTCCTGCAGATGGCGGCCGAGAAGGAACTCGGCGCCGCCCATCGCAACGACCTCGACCGGCTCACCGTCACCCTCTCCCATCCCGACGGGATGGCGGCGCTCCTCGGGGGCAGCGAGGTGACGGCCCATTTCACCGCCGCGCCGATCCAGGAGCTGGAGCTGCGCCGGCCCGGCATCCGCACGGTGCTCAACAGCTTCGACGTCCTGGGCGAGCCCTCGACCTTCAACGTGGTCTGGGCCTCCGCGGCCTTTGCGGCGGCCAGTCCCCGCGTCTTCGAGGCGTTCGGCGCCGCCCTCGACGAGGCCCTCGCGGGGATCGTGGCCGACAAGGCGGAGGCGGCCCGCGCCTACGTGCGCCTCGCCCGCGACGGGAGCGATGTCGGCCTCATCACCGAGATCCTGAACGACCCGCAGGTCTCCTTCACGGCGACGCCCCGGGCCATCGGCAAGGTCGCGGACTTCATGGCCCGCACCGGCTCGATCCGCCGCCGCCCGGACAGCTGGAAGGACCTGTTCTTCGCGGGCGTTCACGGCAAGGCCGGGAGCTGA
- a CDS encoding thiamine pyrophosphate-binding protein, translated as MQTLRGADIVARTLEALGVTRIFTLSGNHIMPVFDALLETGISLVHTRQEAACVHIADAWGRLTGEVGVALVTGGQGHTNGAAALTTALAAESPVLLLSGHAGLSELGRGAFQELAQADIARPMTKAAWTAGSVAALGPDLARAFRIAREGRPGPVHLSLPVDLLDTAVPAASVRIPDRAAAAIRVAEPAPDLVADLLAALAGAERPLIACGPALCDASGRAAMATLEETLGLPVVGMESPRGVNDPALGAFAEVLARTDLLVLLGKPLDFTLRFGAAPALAPDCRFALVDPDPALLARAPADRLAVSGLADPRPVLAALTARATALPRRDAWHRESRAALAYRPPAWADFHGTGQRLHPVELCRAVDAFLERHPDGTLICDGGEIGQWPQALVRGGRRLINGVSGTIGASIPFALAAALERPGAPVVAVLGDGTFGFHMAEFDTAVRYRIPFIAVVGNDARWNAEHQIQLRSYGPGRTRHCDLLPTRYDAVVQALGGFGALVTEAADLPAALEAAHASGLPACVNVMIESVPAPMIRRPG; from the coding sequence ATGCAGACCCTGCGCGGCGCCGACATCGTGGCCCGGACCCTGGAGGCGCTCGGCGTCACCCGGATCTTCACACTCTCCGGCAACCACATCATGCCGGTCTTCGACGCCCTGCTGGAGACCGGGATCAGCCTCGTCCACACCCGCCAGGAGGCGGCCTGCGTCCACATAGCCGACGCCTGGGGCCGGCTGACCGGCGAGGTCGGCGTCGCCCTGGTGACCGGTGGGCAGGGCCACACCAACGGCGCGGCGGCGCTCACCACGGCGCTCGCGGCCGAGTCGCCGGTCCTGCTGCTCTCCGGCCATGCGGGCCTGTCGGAGCTCGGGCGCGGCGCCTTCCAGGAACTGGCCCAGGCCGACATCGCCCGGCCGATGACCAAGGCCGCCTGGACCGCCGGGTCGGTCGCCGCCCTCGGGCCGGACCTCGCCCGGGCCTTCCGGATCGCCCGGGAGGGGCGGCCCGGCCCGGTCCATCTGAGCCTGCCGGTCGACCTGCTGGACACGGCCGTCCCCGCCGCCTCGGTGCGGATCCCGGACCGGGCCGCGGCCGCCATCCGGGTCGCCGAGCCGGCGCCGGATCTCGTGGCCGACCTCCTCGCCGCCCTCGCGGGGGCGGAACGGCCGCTGATCGCCTGCGGCCCGGCGCTGTGCGACGCCTCCGGCCGGGCTGCCATGGCAACGCTGGAAGAAACTCTCGGCCTGCCGGTCGTCGGCATGGAGAGCCCGCGCGGGGTCAACGATCCGGCGCTCGGCGCCTTCGCCGAGGTCCTGGCGCGGACCGACCTCCTCGTGCTCCTCGGCAAGCCGCTCGACTTCACCCTGCGCTTCGGCGCGGCGCCCGCCCTCGCGCCCGACTGCCGCTTCGCCCTCGTCGATCCCGATCCGGCGCTGCTGGCCCGCGCGCCGGCCGACCGCCTCGCGGTCTCGGGCCTCGCCGATCCGCGGCCGGTGCTGGCGGCGCTCACCGCCCGCGCCACCGCCCTCCCCCGCCGGGACGCCTGGCACCGGGAGTCGCGGGCCGCCCTCGCCTACCGGCCGCCCGCCTGGGCGGATTTCCACGGGACGGGTCAGCGCCTGCACCCGGTGGAGCTGTGCCGGGCGGTCGACGCCTTCCTGGAACGCCACCCCGACGGCACGCTGATCTGCGACGGCGGCGAGATCGGGCAATGGCCGCAGGCCCTGGTCCGCGGCGGGCGCCGGCTGATCAACGGCGTCTCGGGCACGATCGGCGCGTCGATCCCCTTCGCGCTCGCCGCCGCCCTGGAGCGCCCCGGCGCCCCGGTGGTCGCGGTGCTGGGCGACGGCACCTTCGGCTTCCACATGGCCGAGTTCGACACCGCCGTGCGCTATCGAATCCCGTTCATCGCGGTGGTGGGCAACGACGCGCGCTGGAACGCCGAGCACCAGATCCAGCTGCGCAGCTACGGCCCCGGGCGGACGCGCCACTGCGACCTGCTCCCGACCCGCTACGACGCGGTGGTCCAGGCGCTCGGCGGTTTCGGCGCGCTGGTCACCGAGGCCGCCGACCTCCCGGCGGCGCTGGAGGCCGCCCATGCCAGCGGCCTGCCGGCCTGCGTCAACGTGATGATCGAGAGCGTGCCGGCACCCATGATCCGCCGCCCCGGCTGA